In the bacterium genome, CGCTATTTAGGAGTAACCACATCAAGTATCAATTATATTGTAGCCAAGACCGAACTGAGCTCAGTAGGCAAGATGATCTTAGACCAATGGCTAAAATAAATTGCTTTCTACACCACCGTCCCCTATACCTAAATATGTTTAAAAGATTAATACTTGAACCTCAGGATGGGAGGCATACTTCCATCCATTTTTTTCTTCTGTTATTGTCCTGGATATATGGGCTGGGTGTCTTTCTCAGGTCATTTATGTATGATAAAGGCGTCTTTAAGACCCATCGGCTATATTCTAAGGCCCTCTCCGAAATCCGAATAATTCGCCATCCGCCGTCCGCCATGGGATGTCCTAAGGTGATCAGTATAGGTAATATCACCGTGGGTGGCACAGGTAAGACCCCGGCCGTGATAGCCATTGCCAGGGAATTGGTCAAAAGAGGCATTCGAGTAACTGTTCTTTCCAGGGGATACGGTGGCAGTTATGAGCATCGAGCCGGCATTGTTTCTGATAGTAAGCATCTCCGGTTGAACCCTGATGAGAGCGGTGATGAACCTTACTTGTTGGCCAGGAAGCTTCCGGGTGTGCCTGTTATAGTTGGCCGTGATCGAATTAAAACCGGTCGTCTGGCTATGGCCAACTTTGGCTCCCAAATCATCATTCTTGATGACGCCTTTTCTCACCGCCGGATTCATCGCGACTTAGACATAGTCCTCATAAATAGTCTAAATCCGTTTGGAAACGGACGTCTCCTTCCCAGGGGTATCCTTCGTGAAAGCTTGCGATCACTTAGACGGGCTGATTATTTTATCCTGACGAGGGCTGATCAGATAGCGGATGGGGGATGGGGGACTAAGATTGATACCCCGGCAAGTAAGCCAGAGCTTATTAATATCTTATTTCGACTCAATCCAGCGGCGCCTATCCTGGAGGCCATTCACCGTCCCATCGATTTATTGGATCTGAGTGGTAAAAGTCATGCCCTGGAAATGATTAAAGGCACAAAGATTCTGGCCCTCTCAAGTATTGCCGCTCCTGAGCACTTTGAAGCTGCTTTAAGTAAGTTGGGAGCCAGCGAGGTGTCCATAATTCGATTTCCTGACCATCACCCTTACCAGGAGCCGGATATAAGACGGCTTATCTCTATTTTTCGAGAGAAAAAAGCAGAGGCCATCATCACTACTGAGAAGGATGGCATACGTTTAGAGGGGAAGATTAAACCGGCCGAATGGCCATTTTTTCTAATGCGGATAGAGTTTGAAATCATTTCTGATCCTGATTTTATTTCTTCCCTCTGCCTCTTTGGGGAGTTAGGGGAGGGGCAAGATCCCGCTTGACAGATATAGTCCTGTATTATATAATCGTAAGCGCATCGTAACTATTCAGCCACAAAGCCATTAAGGCATAGAGAGAATGATGGAATAGCCCACGGATGACACAGATTTTGGCGGATTCTCACGGATTTTTTTCTAATAAATTTCTATCCGTGTCAATCCGTCTCATCCGTGTAATCCGTGTGCTATTATTGGTAATCTTTGTGTCTTAGTGGCTGAATAGTTACAGCGTCTCTTTTCAATAACTGGTGGTAACCGGGTTATCGGTTAGGAGTGACCAGTAATCAGTTGTTACCTATGCCAAACCAGATTAAGATCCTTCGTATTATCGCCAGACTCAACATCGGTGGTCCGGCTATCCATACTACCATTCTCACCAAGAGATTGAATCCTGAGCGATTCCAATCTTTGCTTGTCACCGGCCGAGAAGGGGAGCACGAAGGGAATATGCTGGATCTGCTGGGCGAGACTGACCTTAAGCCAATAGTGATTGAAGAATTAGGACGAGAGATTAGTCTCTGGGATGATTTAAAGGCCTTCTTCAAGCTCTATTGTCTCATCCGAAGGGAGAAACCGGATCTGGTTCATACTCATACGGCCAAAGCCGGAACTTTAGGCCGGGCTGCAGCTTACCTGGCCGGGGTGCCGTTGATCATTCATACCTTTCATGGAC is a window encoding:
- the lpxK gene encoding tetraacyldisaccharide 4'-kinase, whose protein sequence is MFKRLILEPQDGRHTSIHFFLLLLSWIYGLGVFLRSFMYDKGVFKTHRLYSKALSEIRIIRHPPSAMGCPKVISIGNITVGGTGKTPAVIAIARELVKRGIRVTVLSRGYGGSYEHRAGIVSDSKHLRLNPDESGDEPYLLARKLPGVPVIVGRDRIKTGRLAMANFGSQIIILDDAFSHRRIHRDLDIVLINSLNPFGNGRLLPRGILRESLRSLRRADYFILTRADQIADGGWGTKIDTPASKPELINILFRLNPAAPILEAIHRPIDLLDLSGKSHALEMIKGTKILALSSIAAPEHFEAALSKLGASEVSIIRFPDHHPYQEPDIRRLISIFREKKAEAIITTEKDGIRLEGKIKPAEWPFFLMRIEFEIISDPDFISSLCLFGELGEGQDPA